A section of the Rhizobium sp. SSA_523 genome encodes:
- the otsB gene encoding trehalose-phosphatase, with translation MLPTDTTRDIDTLHSGEDVLVSLLGQPDSWALFLDIDGTLLDLAATPDAIIVPPELADHLARLANRLDGALALVTGRALVYADTLFSPLVLPIAGLHGAERRRADGSVDSVAQDPAFSTLKASLARVTGDWNGVLIEDKGAAVAAHYRQAPQWQQSVEAVMHSALEEAGPDYALQRGKMVIEIRPARASKGAAVRAFLSEPPFVGRKPIAIGDDVTDEAMFKVANDMGGCSIRIGEPTAETAARYTIASADALRQMLKGLASE, from the coding sequence ATGTTACCGACCGACACAACACGTGACATCGACACCCTTCATTCGGGTGAAGACGTCCTGGTTAGTCTCCTTGGCCAGCCGGACTCCTGGGCCCTGTTTCTCGACATAGACGGGACCTTGCTGGATCTTGCGGCAACGCCGGACGCAATCATCGTACCGCCCGAGCTTGCCGATCATCTGGCTCGGCTTGCAAACAGGCTGGACGGAGCGCTGGCGCTCGTGACGGGACGTGCTTTGGTTTACGCCGACACGCTGTTCTCCCCGCTTGTCCTGCCCATTGCCGGTCTGCACGGAGCCGAACGCCGGCGGGCCGACGGTTCTGTCGATTCCGTGGCACAGGATCCCGCCTTTTCGACATTGAAAGCCTCGCTGGCGCGGGTTACCGGCGACTGGAACGGCGTTCTCATCGAGGACAAGGGGGCGGCCGTCGCCGCACATTATCGCCAGGCGCCGCAATGGCAGCAATCGGTAGAGGCCGTCATGCATTCCGCCCTGGAAGAGGCCGGGCCGGATTATGCGCTACAGCGTGGCAAGATGGTGATCGAGATCCGCCCCGCGCGTGCCAGCAAGGGCGCGGCCGTGCGTGCCTTCCTGTCGGAGCCGCCCTTTGTCGGCCGAAAGCCGATCGCCATCGGCGACGACGTGACCGACGAAGCCATGTTCAAGGTCGCCAATGACATGGGAGGATGCTCCATCCGGATTGGCGAGCCGACGGCGGAGACCGCCGCACGATATACAATCGCGTCCGCGGACGCTCTCAGACAGATGCTGAAGGGGCTTGCATCGGAGTGA
- the otsA gene encoding alpha,alpha-trehalose-phosphate synthase (UDP-forming) has protein sequence MSRLVVISNRVPMPEKNGTAPAGGLAVALQAALEERGGVWMGWSGKSSGSKDPAPLALTERGNITYALTDLTKTDVEEYYHGFANRVLWPICHYRLDLAEYARKEMAGYFRVNRFFAHRLAPLIKPDDILWVHDYHLIPLAAELRQMGFKNRIGFFLHIPWPPADVLFAMPVHEEIMRGLTHYDLVGFQTDHDLENFRGCLVREGFGNAIGDGLFQSHGRTFKGGFYSIGIETEAFAEFARKSVNSTMVRKARQSLEGRELIIGVDRLDYSKGITQRIDAYESFVSRNPGHQGSVTYLQITPKSRSEVPEYEAMQRTVAEQAGRVNGALGTVDWVPIRYINRSIGRPVLAGLYRLAKVGLVTPLRDGMNLVAKEFVAAQDPDDPGVLVLSRFAGAARELKGALLVNPYDIEGTGNAIARGLTMGLEERQQRWQGMMDHLLEHDVKRWCDDFLIDLTSDMAEYTAANASPADPASPTLSCTQA, from the coding sequence TTGAGCCGTCTCGTCGTCATTTCCAATCGCGTCCCCATGCCGGAGAAAAACGGCACGGCGCCCGCCGGCGGCCTGGCCGTGGCGTTGCAAGCGGCCCTGGAAGAGCGTGGCGGGGTCTGGATGGGGTGGTCCGGAAAATCCAGCGGCAGCAAGGATCCTGCGCCGCTTGCCCTGACGGAACGTGGCAATATCACCTATGCCCTGACCGATCTGACGAAGACCGATGTCGAGGAATACTATCATGGCTTCGCCAACCGGGTCTTGTGGCCGATCTGTCATTACCGGCTGGATCTTGCCGAATATGCCCGCAAGGAGATGGCAGGCTATTTTCGCGTCAACCGGTTCTTCGCCCATCGACTGGCGCCGCTGATCAAACCGGACGACATTCTCTGGGTGCATGATTACCACCTGATTCCGCTGGCGGCGGAGCTGCGCCAGATGGGTTTCAAGAACCGGATCGGCTTCTTCCTGCACATTCCCTGGCCGCCGGCGGACGTGCTGTTTGCCATGCCGGTGCATGAGGAGATCATGCGTGGGCTGACGCATTACGATCTGGTGGGCTTTCAGACCGATCATGACCTGGAAAATTTCCGCGGCTGCCTGGTGCGGGAAGGCTTCGGCAATGCGATTGGCGATGGGCTGTTCCAGTCGCATGGACGGACCTTCAAGGGCGGCTTCTATTCCATCGGCATCGAGACCGAGGCCTTTGCCGAATTTGCGCGCAAATCGGTGAACTCCACAATGGTACGCAAGGCCCGCCAGAGCCTCGAGGGACGCGAACTGATCATCGGCGTCGACCGGCTCGACTATTCCAAGGGAATCACGCAGCGGATCGATGCCTATGAAAGCTTTGTCTCGCGCAATCCCGGTCATCAGGGCAGCGTGACCTATCTGCAGATCACCCCCAAATCGCGCTCGGAAGTACCGGAATACGAGGCGATGCAGCGCACGGTCGCGGAGCAGGCCGGGCGGGTGAACGGGGCGCTGGGAACCGTCGACTGGGTGCCGATCCGCTATATCAACCGGTCCATCGGCAGGCCGGTGCTGGCCGGGCTTTATCGTCTTGCCAAAGTCGGACTGGTGACACCCCTGCGCGACGGCATGAACCTTGTCGCCAAGGAATTCGTCGCAGCCCAGGATCCGGACGATCCCGGCGTCCTGGTTCTGTCGCGTTTTGCGGGTGCTGCGCGGGAATTGAAGGGCGCTCTGCTCGTCAACCCCTATGACATTGAAGGAACGGGCAATGCCATAGCCCGCGGCCTCACAATGGGGCTGGAAGAACGTCAGCAGCGGTGGCAGGGGATGATGGATCACCTGCTGGAGCATGACGTGAAGCGCTGGTGCGACGATTTCCTGATCGACCTGACGTCGGACATGGCGGAGTATACGGCCGCCAATGCATCGCCGGCCGATCCCGCGTCGCCCACTCTCTCCTGCACCCAGGCGTAA